The proteins below are encoded in one region of Sphingobium sp. CR2-8:
- a CDS encoding LacI family DNA-binding transcriptional regulator yields MTIYAQGSTFPLGVAERMSRDTKPTLHDVGALAGVTARTVSRVVNGEPSVSKSTKEKVRKAIETLHFHPNLAAKALRSERSFLVAILNNNPSPHYVADVVRGVSQVCRQTGTFLTLEEFLPDDVNIARSIAALLDRIGLAGAILIPPMTDDLAVLDLLEARGVPIIRMSPAHDVARTPAVFARDGDGVRALVEHLHELGHRQFAIIGGPSSHSSSLVRMAAFKRALSDHGIPLASIIIEQGDYTYDSGAKATRRILERSGDTRPSVICAANDEMAAGVIGVLGASGIAVPAEVAVTGFDDSEIARMIWPTLTTVRQSIVEQAVSAAHLLLDRNRLPDEPRRIDQNIELVIRKSTLRDNRSSR; encoded by the coding sequence TGACAATCTATGCGCAGGGATCGACATTTCCTCTGGGAGTAGCCGAGCGGATGAGCAGAGATACCAAGCCAACTTTGCACGACGTCGGCGCGCTCGCGGGCGTTACGGCGCGAACTGTTTCACGCGTCGTCAACGGCGAACCGAGTGTATCGAAGAGCACAAAGGAGAAAGTCCGCAAGGCCATAGAAACGCTGCATTTTCATCCGAACTTAGCGGCGAAGGCATTACGGAGCGAACGATCGTTTCTCGTCGCGATCCTTAACAATAACCCTTCGCCGCATTATGTCGCCGATGTGGTGCGAGGCGTTTCTCAAGTCTGCCGCCAGACAGGTACCTTCCTCACGCTGGAAGAATTTTTACCAGACGATGTCAATATAGCCAGGAGCATAGCAGCTCTACTCGACAGGATAGGCTTGGCGGGGGCGATCCTTATTCCTCCAATGACCGATGATTTGGCGGTCCTCGACCTGCTTGAGGCGCGCGGGGTCCCCATAATCCGCATGTCGCCTGCCCACGACGTGGCACGAACCCCGGCCGTATTTGCTCGCGATGGAGACGGTGTCCGGGCGCTGGTCGAACACCTCCACGAGTTGGGACATCGTCAGTTTGCCATTATTGGTGGGCCGTCGAGCCATAGTTCCTCACTCGTCCGGATGGCCGCGTTCAAAAGGGCGCTGTCGGATCACGGCATCCCACTTGCCTCAATCATTATTGAACAGGGCGATTATACTTATGATTCGGGCGCAAAGGCGACCAGAAGAATATTGGAGCGGTCCGGAGATACGCGGCCCTCCGTCATTTGCGCTGCCAATGATGAAATGGCGGCCGGCGTGATCGGCGTGCTGGGCGCCAGCGGTATTGCGGTGCCAGCCGAAGTCGCAGTAACGGGCTTCGACGACAGCGAAATTGCCCGCATGATCTGGCCAACTCTTACAACTGTCAGACAGTCAATCGTCGAACAGGCAGTCTCAGCCGCGCATCTGCTTCTCGACCGCAACAGATTGCCGGACGAACCAAGACGCATCGATCAGAATATAGAACTCGTTATCCGCAAGAGCACTCTGCGCGACAATCGAAGTTCACGATAG